In the Salarias fasciatus chromosome 13, fSalaFa1.1, whole genome shotgun sequence genome, one interval contains:
- the LOC115399215 gene encoding fibrous sheath CABYR-binding protein-like: MSESGGGGGGGGGLILTAGEHASFHPGKRQTESSLQIAPPSAGIVPPSLETPPSEDTPPPEETALSEDIPPSEETPPSEDTPLSQDTPPSEEMPPSEETALSEDTPPSEDTPPSEETALSEDTPPSEETPPSEETALSEDTPPSEDTPPSEETALSEDTPPSEDTPPSEETPLSEDTPPSEETLPSEETALSEDTPPSEDTPPSEDTPPSEDTPPSEDTPPSEETPLSEDTPPSEEKPPSEEMELSEDTPPSEDMPPSEDTPPSEDTPPSEDTPLSEDTPPSEDMPPSEDTPPSEDTPLSEDTPPSEDTPPSEETALSEDTPPSEETARHRRLLLVL; this comes from the coding sequence ATGAgcgagagcggcggcggcggcggcggcggcggcggactgaTCCTGACAGCAGGGGAACACGCTTCTTTTCATCCGGGGAAGAGGCAGACTGAATCCTCTTTGCAGATCGCTCCGCCGTCTGCAGGCATTGTGCCGCCGTCCCTGGAGACGCCGCCCTCGGAGGACACGCCGCCGCCTGAGGAGACGGCGCTGTCAGAGGACATACCGCCGTCGGAGGAGACGCCGCCGTCGGAGGACACGCCGCTGTCGCAGGACACGCCACCGTCGGAGGAGATGCCGCCGTCAGAGGAGACGGCGCTGTCGGAGGACACGCCACCATCGGAGGACACGCCGCCGTCAGAGGAGACGGCGCTGTCGGAGGACACGCCACCATCGGAGGAGACGCCGCCGTCAGAGGAGACGGCGCTGTCGGAGGACACGCCACCATCGGAGGACACGCCGCCGTCAGAGGAGACGGCGCTGTCGGAGGACACGCCACCATCGGAGGACACGCCGCCGTCAGAGGAGACGCCGTTGTCGGAGGACACGCCACCGTCAGAGGAGACGCTGCCGTCGGAGGAGACGGCACTGTCGGAGGACACGCCACCGTCGGAGGACACGCCGCCGTCGGAGGACACGCCGCCGTCGGAGGACACACCGCCGTCGGAGGACACGCCGCCGTCAGAGGAGACGCCGTTGTCGGAGGACACGCCACCGTCAGAGGAGAAGCCACCGTCGGAGGAGATGGAGCTGTCGGAGGACACGCCACCGTCGGAGGACATGCCGCCGTCGGAGGACACGCCACCGTCGGAGGACACGCCACCGTCGGAGGACACGCCGCTGTCGGAGGACACGCCACCGTCGGAGGACATGCCGCCGTCGGAGGACACGCCACCGTCGGAGGACACGCCGCTGTCGGAGGACACGCCGCCGTCGGAGGACACACCGCCGTCGGAGGAGACGGCGCTGTCGGAGGACACGCCACCGTCGGAGGAGACGGCGAGACACCGCCGTCTTCTCCTCGTTCTCTGA